A stretch of the Capsicum annuum cultivar UCD-10X-F1 chromosome 10, UCD10Xv1.1, whole genome shotgun sequence genome encodes the following:
- the LOC107845686 gene encoding ribosomal RNA-processing protein 17 encodes MEDEEGGGQIRGIRGRHIKKRALKNKTLTVSFDEKDLKDFVTGFHKRKKKRRKEAQVQLEEAWRRKRIEARKKRKEEREFAIFGGAAPDSGAGNDEPDEDLDDEEENEPNATVSGSTTYDNGDVQVIVTTSEISREEEESPAQVPPPSAAAQDAGETKNNKRSIPVTKKKPFKKVAKKRSRPKPQSKRDKRKGKKKNRKQLQ; translated from the exons ATGGAAGACGAAGAAGGAGGAGGACAAATTCGTGGGATAAGAGGtagacatatcaagaaaagagctctcaagaacaaaaccctcaCTGTCTCTTTTGATGAAAAAGACCTCAA ggattttgtgactggttttcataagagaaagaagaagagaagaaaagaagcacAAGTGCAATTGGAAGAAGCCTGGAGGAGGAAACGTATTGAGGCTCGTAAAAAG AGAAAGGAGGAAAGAGAGTTTGCCATCTTTGGTGGAGCTGCGCCTGATTCAGGTGCTGGAAATGATGAACCTGATGAGGACCTTGACGACGAAGAAGAAAATGAGCCTAATGCAACAGTCTCAG GGTCTACAACATATGACAATGGTGATGTGCAAGTCATCGTGACAACAAGTGAGATCTCTCGGGAAGAAGAAGAATCCCCGGCTCAAGTGCCACCACCATCAGCAGCAGCTCAAGATGCTGGAGAAACTAAAAACAACAAACGAAGCATTCCAGTAACTAAGAAGAAGCCATTCAAGAAAGTTGCGAAAAAGAGATCCCGGCCCAAGCCACAGAGTAAGAGAGATAAGAGAAAAGGCAAAAAGAAGAACAGGAAGCAGCTGCAATAG